A stretch of the Capsicum annuum cultivar UCD-10X-F1 chromosome 8, UCD10Xv1.1, whole genome shotgun sequence genome encodes the following:
- the LOC107880013 gene encoding auxin-responsive protein SAUR50-like, giving the protein MAIRKSNKLSHAAILKQILKSCSSLGMKQGYDDEYHLPIDVPKGHFAVYVGENRTRFIVPISFLTLPEFQSLLRQAEEEFGFDHDMGITIPCDEFVFRSLTNSMLR; this is encoded by the coding sequence atggCCATCAGAAAATCAAATAAGTTGTCACATGCTGCAATTTTGAAGCAAATTCTAAAAAGCTGTTCAAGTTTGGGAATGAAGCAGGGATACGATGATGAATACCACCTTCCCATTGACGTACCTAAAGGACATTTTGCAGTGTACGTGGGAGAAAATCGTACACGTTTCATCGTACCTATTTcatttttgacccttcccgagttTCAAAGCCTCCTTAGACAAGCTGAGGAGGAATTTGGCTTCGATCATGACATGGGAATTACAATTCCATGCGACGAATTCGTTTTTCGATCACTAACTAATTCCATGCTCCGCTAG